A genome region from Blochmannia endosymbiont of Polyrhachis (Hedomyrma) turneri includes the following:
- the bamE gene encoding outer membrane protein assembly factor BamE domain-containing protein, producing MFLFLINTTNCSIYDNIPHQHTIHHGNYINTTDLIKIHVGMKKQLIFSILGTPILHDPFGSNRYYYISYKTSNYKKTKQNTFTLTFNNHDTLTAIDYETL from the coding sequence ATGTTCTTATTTTTAATAAATACCACCAACTGCTCTATATACGATAATATTCCTCATCAACATACTATTCATCATGGCAATTATATAAATACAACGGATTTGATAAAAATACATGTTGGCATGAAAAAACAACTAATATTTTCCATTTTAGGAACACCAATACTACATGATCCATTTGGATCAAATAGATATTATTATATATCTTATAAAACATCTAATTATAAAAAAACCAAACAGAACACATTTACATTAACATTTAATAATCACGATACACTTACTGCAATCGATTATGAAACCTTATAA
- a CDS encoding ubiquinone-binding protein encodes MFNTENAIVVPYTREQMFNLVNDISAYSDFIPGCVYSCVLISNDYELTAKIDVFKFGINQSFITRNFMIKNKSIMIHLIDGPFKSLFGSWTFISLTEKMTKIECFFCYEFHQKYLEKIFNFIVKEVVDDVIQSFIVRANIIYKCSDRFYY; translated from the coding sequence ATGTTTAATACGGAAAATGCTATAGTTGTTCCTTATACTAGAGAGCAAATGTTTAATTTAGTTAATGATATTTCTGCCTATTCTGATTTTATTCCTGGATGTGTTTATAGTTGTGTGTTAATCAGCAATGATTATGAATTAACTGCTAAAATAGATGTATTTAAATTTGGTATCAATCAGTCATTTATTACTCGTAATTTTATGATTAAAAATAAAAGTATTATGATACATTTAATAGATGGGCCATTTAAGTCGTTGTTTGGAAGTTGGACTTTTATATCTCTTACGGAAAAAATGACCAAGATAGAATGTTTTTTTTGTTATGAATTTCATCAAAAGTATCTTGAGAAGATATTTAATTTTATAGTTAAAGAGGTTGTTGATGATGTAATTCAATCATTTATTGTAAGGGCTAATATAATATATAAGTGTTCTGATCGTTTTTATTATTAA
- the smpB gene encoding SsrA-binding protein SmpB translates to MHKKIIQNKYANYQYFIIKKLEAGISLQGWEVKAIRAKKIEINHAYIFIKNNEAYTSNIIIHPITTASSHIQHDISRHRKLLLKKNELHLLSKENNNFKYTIIPLELYWKNQWIKISIGIGKGKKQYDKRAEIKKREWLLDKNKVLF, encoded by the coding sequence ATGCATAAAAAAATTATACAAAATAAATACGCAAACTATCAATACTTTATCATAAAGAAATTAGAAGCAGGAATTTCACTACAAGGATGGGAAGTAAAAGCAATACGTGCTAAAAAAATAGAAATCAATCACGCATACATTTTTATAAAAAACAATGAAGCATATACATCAAATATTATTATCCATCCCATAACTACAGCATCTTCACATATACAACATGATATTTCACGACATCGAAAATTATTATTAAAAAAAAATGAACTACACTTATTATCTAAAGAAAATAATAATTTTAAATACACTATTATCCCGTTAGAATTATATTGGAAAAATCAATGGATAAAAATCAGTATTGGAATTGGTAAAGGGAAAAAACAATACGATAAACGTGCAGAAATAAAAAAACGTGAATGGTTGCTTGACAAAAACAAAGTTTTATTTTAG
- a CDS encoding DMT family transporter gives MAYLYLLIAIIAEVIATTSLKASWGFSKIYPSIIVIIGYAISFILLSLALKTIPIGIAYAYWAGLGIIFITIIGYLVYKQTLDTFAIIGISLIIIGMLMINLLSKTIKY, from the coding sequence ATGGCTTATCTCTATTTACTCATTGCCATTATCGCAGAAGTCATTGCTACTACATCTCTTAAAGCTTCATGGGGATTTAGCAAAATATATCCATCAATAATAGTAATCATTGGTTATGCAATATCATTCATACTATTATCATTAGCATTAAAAACCATCCCTATAGGGATAGCTTATGCTTATTGGGCAGGATTAGGCATCATATTCATAACTATTATTGGATATCTTGTATACAAACAAACACTAGATACTTTCGCAATAATTGGAATTAGCTTAATCATTATAGGCATGCTAATGATAAACCTACTATCAAAAACAATAAAATATTAA
- the speG gene encoding spermidine N1-acetyltransferase, which produces MNNKENYPLKYHDIRLRPLEREDLHFIHKINNNETIMKYWFEEPHEAYVELKDIYHKNIHNINERRFIIDKKNTNIGLVELVDINHIHRRAEFSLLIAPEHQGKGYASIATYLALNFGFMVLNLHKLYLIVDEENIKAIHIYKKLGFKEEGKLLKEFFINGKYRNTLRMYIFQNKYRTTYSTLKLNLHNI; this is translated from the coding sequence ATGAACAACAAAGAAAACTACCCACTCAAATATCACGATATTAGATTACGACCATTAGAACGTGAAGATTTACACTTTATTCATAAAATAAACAATAATGAAACAATAATGAAATATTGGTTTGAAGAACCACATGAAGCATACGTTGAATTAAAAGATATTTACCATAAAAACATACATAATATAAATGAAAGAAGATTTATCATCGACAAAAAAAACACAAATATCGGATTAGTAGAACTAGTAGACATCAATCATATTCATCGAAGAGCTGAGTTTTCATTATTAATAGCTCCTGAACATCAGGGAAAAGGATATGCTAGTATTGCTACATATCTAGCATTGAATTTTGGATTTATGGTGCTGAATCTACATAAATTATATCTAATAGTAGATGAAGAAAATATCAAAGCAATTCACATTTACAAAAAATTAGGATTCAAAGAAGAAGGTAAATTATTAAAAGAATTTTTTATCAACGGAAAATATAGAAATACATTACGCATGTATATCTTCCAAAATAAATATCGGACAACATACTCTACATTAAAATTAAATTTACATAATATATAA
- the pssA gene encoding CDP-diacylglycerol--serine O-phosphatidyltransferase, with translation MIIINNQQNIFHNKHEQYLASLPKIAHHAKDIHIIHSPKEFKIKLLNIIKNAKNHIYLTTLYLEQDQAGKEILNTLFQTKKNQQTLKIIILVDWHRAQRGRIGTRNLLNTTNTTTNADWYYDITKNNPNIHIPIYGIPINIQEVLGVLHLKGFIIDNTVIYSGANINNVYLHQENKYRYDRYHIIHNHLLANTMINYLKQHILHTPIIYQLNQTKKTKKIKIKHNQIRLFRQSLKKANYSYQNNQYMQHELTITPIAGVGKKNLVNQTIHHLICSTKNKIIICTPYFNISKLIMHNILNLLQKGKNIEIIVGDKTANDFYASEHQTFNIINILPYLYEINLRSFLKKLQIYLDNKQLTVKIWKHVNNGYHLKGIWVDQEWQLLTSNNLNPRAWNLDLENAILIHDPKKILLQKTFKELNHIYKYTTITTHYTKLQDINDYPPTIRKLIKKIKYTHLDKIINKFF, from the coding sequence ATGATCATAATAAATAACCAACAAAACATATTTCACAATAAACATGAACAATATCTTGCATCATTACCAAAAATTGCACACCATGCCAAAGATATTCATATCATACATTCTCCAAAAGAATTTAAAATTAAGCTTCTTAATATAATAAAAAACGCAAAAAATCATATTTATTTAACCACGCTATACTTAGAACAGGACCAAGCGGGTAAAGAAATACTAAATACTCTTTTTCAAACAAAAAAAAATCAACAAACACTTAAAATTATAATATTAGTAGATTGGCACAGAGCACAACGTGGAAGAATTGGAACACGTAATCTTTTAAATACCACCAATACAACAACAAATGCAGACTGGTACTATGACATAACTAAAAATAACCCAAACATCCACATTCCAATATATGGAATTCCAATTAATATTCAAGAAGTATTAGGAGTATTACACTTAAAAGGATTTATTATTGATAATACAGTAATTTATAGCGGTGCTAATATCAATAACGTATACTTACACCAAGAAAACAAATATCGATATGATCGATATCATATTATTCACAATCATTTGTTAGCTAACACAATGATCAACTATCTAAAGCAACATATACTACACACACCAATAATATACCAACTAAACCAAACAAAAAAAACAAAAAAAATAAAAATTAAACATAATCAAATACGACTATTTCGACAATCTCTAAAAAAAGCTAATTATTCTTACCAAAATAACCAATACATGCAACATGAACTAACAATTACTCCTATTGCAGGAGTAGGTAAAAAAAACCTTGTTAATCAAACAATTCATCACCTTATTTGTTCAACAAAAAATAAAATCATTATTTGTACACCATATTTTAACATATCAAAACTAATAATGCACAATATATTAAACTTGCTGCAAAAAGGAAAAAATATTGAAATCATAGTAGGTGATAAAACAGCAAACGATTTTTATGCATCCGAACATCAAACATTTAACATTATTAATATCTTACCATATCTATATGAAATAAACTTACGATCTTTTCTTAAAAAATTACAAATTTATCTCGATAACAAACAATTAACCGTAAAAATATGGAAGCACGTAAATAATGGATACCACTTGAAGGGTATATGGGTTGATCAAGAATGGCAACTACTTACTAGCAACAACCTCAACCCTAGAGCATGGAACTTAGATCTAGAAAACGCAATATTAATACATGACCCTAAAAAAATTCTACTACAAAAAACATTTAAAGAACTAAATCACATTTACAAATACACTACGATAACGACTCACTATACCAAATTACAAGATATTAACGATTATCCACCTACAATACGTAAACTTATAAAAAAAATCAAATATACCCATCTTGATAAAATAATTAACAAATTTTTCTAA